From a single Ignavibacteria bacterium genomic region:
- a CDS encoding four helix bundle protein, with the protein MVEHFSELKVWVAAKSIYIEIHKLFDSYKDYFFRSQILRATLSISNNIAEGFGRKSKKEFIQFLMISKGSCNEVESMLLIMKEIGEFKNYNLDKLILDLRNNYKSIGALVHSLQEQLDASTK; encoded by the coding sequence ATGGTAGAGCATTTTAGTGAACTCAAAGTTTGGGTTGCTGCAAAATCAATTTATATTGAAATCCACAAATTATTTGATTCCTACAAAGACTATTTTTTTAGAAGTCAGATATTGAGGGCAACCTTATCCATTTCTAATAATATTGCAGAAGGCTTCGGAAGAAAATCAAAGAAAGAGTTCATACAGTTTTTAATGATCTCCAAAGGCTCTTGCAATGAGGTTGAATCCATGCTTTTAATCATGAAAGAAATTGGGGAATTTAAAAATTACAACCTCGATAAATTGATATTAGATCTCAGAAATAACTACAAGAGCATCGGAGCACTCGTACATTCTCTTCAAGAACAACTCGATGCATCAACTAAATAA
- a CDS encoding SLC13/DASS family transporter, whose protein sequence is MSTDNVSKFLGNYKFKRAGLFLGIISFILFVLLSGMPHNAKYCAGIAILMSIWWVTEAVPLAITSLVPLVLFPLSGVISGKDAAAAYTNSTIFLFLGGFIIALAMEKWNLHKRIALGLVSRFGKSPSTIVLSFMIAGSFLSMWISNTATAVMLLPIGMAIVSKMEEEHGLAATSNFSKSLMLSIAYAASIGGIGTYIGTPPNLVFQRIYTQTFPNNPTVGFGQWILWFFPLAVILTVFAWWLLTKVMFKSDDKFEIDRSVMKKEYTDLGKMKYEEKTILTLFASTAMLWIFREDIKAGFVTIPGWSNIFPSAGFIDDGTVSIFAALLLFILPSKKEAEEKGTIIDAWIIRDIPWDVILLFGGGFALAEGFVKSGLSEQIGKSFDFASGMPVIVIIFAISMIVTFLTELTSNTATAQIFLPILAAFAIEWHIDPLLLMLPATISASMAFMMPVATPPNAIVFGSRRLQIADMAKTGFIINIFGAVVITALIYLIIG, encoded by the coding sequence ATGTCGACCGATAATGTTTCCAAATTCCTCGGCAACTACAAATTCAAGAGAGCAGGCCTCTTCCTCGGCATCATCTCTTTTATATTATTTGTTCTTCTTTCAGGAATGCCGCACAACGCCAAATACTGTGCGGGAATAGCAATTTTAATGTCGATATGGTGGGTTACAGAAGCGGTCCCTCTGGCCATTACATCCCTTGTCCCTCTTGTGCTTTTCCCGCTTTCGGGAGTAATCAGCGGAAAGGATGCGGCCGCGGCATACACAAACTCGACCATCTTCCTCTTTCTGGGCGGATTCATCATTGCCCTTGCAATGGAGAAGTGGAACCTGCACAAAAGAATCGCTTTGGGACTGGTTTCCCGCTTCGGAAAAAGTCCTTCAACGATTGTTCTCTCATTTATGATCGCAGGTAGTTTCCTCTCAATGTGGATTTCCAATACCGCCACTGCGGTGATGCTCCTTCCAATAGGAATGGCAATCGTATCCAAGATGGAGGAGGAACACGGGCTTGCAGCTACTTCAAATTTTTCCAAATCGCTGATGCTCTCCATAGCTTATGCAGCATCAATCGGAGGCATCGGGACATACATTGGCACACCCCCCAATCTTGTTTTTCAAAGAATTTATACACAGACATTTCCCAACAATCCGACCGTGGGATTCGGACAATGGATCCTCTGGTTCTTCCCTCTTGCGGTCATTTTAACAGTTTTTGCCTGGTGGCTGCTTACAAAAGTGATGTTCAAAAGTGATGACAAGTTCGAAATCGATCGCTCTGTCATGAAAAAAGAGTATACAGACCTGGGGAAAATGAAATACGAAGAGAAGACTATCCTGACTCTATTCGCATCGACAGCTATGCTTTGGATTTTCAGGGAGGATATAAAAGCCGGATTTGTTACCATTCCGGGATGGTCAAACATTTTCCCGTCAGCCGGTTTTATCGATGACGGGACAGTATCCATTTTTGCTGCACTCCTTCTTTTTATCCTCCCCTCAAAAAAAGAAGCAGAGGAGAAGGGAACAATAATTGACGCATGGATTATTCGGGACATTCCCTGGGATGTTATCCTGCTGTTTGGTGGTGGATTTGCTCTTGCAGAGGGTTTTGTGAAAAGCGGACTTTCAGAACAAATAGGTAAAAGTTTCGATTTCGCTTCCGGAATGCCCGTAATCGTGATCATATTTGCAATTTCCATGATTGTAACATTCCTCACCGAACTTACATCCAATACGGCAACAGCTCAGATATTCCTGCCAATCCTGGCAGCTTTTGCAATCGAGTGGCATATTGATCCCCTGCTTCTTATGCTACCGGCAACCATCTCCGCCTCCATGGCATTCATGATGCCCGTTGCTACCCCTCCAAACGCAATAGTCTTTGGCTCCCGTCGCCTCCAAATAGCCGATATGGCGAAGACAGGATTTATCATCAATATTTTCGGGGCGGTGGTGATTACAGCGCTAATCTACCTGATAATTGGGTAG